Proteins from a genomic interval of Piscinibacter sp. HJYY11:
- a CDS encoding beta-ketoacyl synthase, with protein sequence MTAPLSITGLGAVAPHGDSPEAIFAAVMRGESAVQAVFPELPKPTAAAITAFDQTRWFNKLQLAGVDRVSQLAVAAADLAIKDANATDCDPERIGIYVGCGMGGAGSLEAAYRGASNRVPPLTVPAFMPNAPASHIAMRQKVLGPVLTYSVACSSSAVAIAEAAKAVQSGEVDVAIAGGTEALIVPGVVLAWQAMQTLASFDAADPQGAARSVRPFSADRTGFALGEGSAFLVIESEARAKARGAKRYATLGGWGISTDATHLTKPDAPGQGRALRAALKRAGLQPRDVGYCNAHGTATRIGDPIECEALAQVWGGDIDRLRVSSTKGLHGHLLGAAGALEAMLTVMALHQRQLPPNANLTEADPACALNLVMETGLAAPQLEAAISSSFAFGGSNAVLLFQKA encoded by the coding sequence ATGACGGCTCCGTTGTCCATTACCGGCCTGGGCGCCGTCGCACCGCACGGCGACAGCCCCGAGGCGATCTTTGCCGCGGTGATGCGTGGCGAGTCCGCGGTGCAGGCGGTCTTCCCCGAGCTGCCCAAGCCCACCGCAGCGGCCATCACCGCCTTCGACCAGACCCGCTGGTTCAACAAGCTGCAGCTGGCCGGCGTCGACCGGGTGAGCCAGCTCGCCGTGGCCGCTGCTGATCTCGCCATCAAGGACGCCAACGCCACCGACTGCGACCCCGAGCGCATCGGCATCTACGTCGGCTGCGGCATGGGCGGCGCGGGCTCTCTGGAAGCGGCCTACCGCGGTGCCAGCAACCGTGTGCCGCCGCTCACGGTACCGGCCTTCATGCCCAACGCGCCGGCCTCGCACATCGCGATGCGCCAGAAGGTGCTGGGCCCGGTGCTCACCTACTCGGTGGCCTGCTCGTCATCGGCCGTCGCCATTGCCGAAGCCGCCAAGGCGGTGCAGAGCGGCGAGGTCGACGTGGCCATTGCCGGCGGCACCGAAGCGCTGATCGTGCCCGGCGTGGTGCTCGCCTGGCAGGCGATGCAGACGCTTGCCAGCTTCGACGCGGCCGACCCGCAAGGTGCAGCACGTTCCGTGCGCCCCTTCTCGGCCGACCGCACCGGCTTCGCACTCGGAGAAGGCTCGGCCTTCCTCGTCATCGAATCGGAAGCACGCGCCAAGGCACGCGGTGCCAAGCGCTACGCCACGCTCGGCGGTTGGGGCATCAGCACCGACGCCACCCACCTCACCAAACCCGATGCACCGGGCCAGGGCCGTGCCTTGCGCGCCGCGTTGAAGCGCGCCGGCCTGCAGCCGCGCGACGTGGGCTATTGCAACGCGCACGGCACCGCCACGCGGATCGGCGACCCGATCGAATGCGAGGCCTTGGCCCAGGTGTGGGGCGGCGACATCGACCGCCTGCGCGTGAGCTCCACCAAAGGTTTGCACGGCCACCTGCTGGGGGCCGCCGGTGCCCTCGAAGCGATGCTCACGGTGATGGCGCTGCACCAGCGGCAGCTGCCGCCGAACGCGAATCTGACCGAGGCCGATCCGGCGTGCGCGCTCAATCTCGTTATGGAGACGGGGCTTGCCGCGCCTCAGCTGGAAGCCGCGATCAGCAGTTCGTTCGCGTTTGGCGGATCGAACGCCGTGCTCCTGTTCCAGAAGGCCTGA
- a CDS encoding polysaccharide deacetylase family protein, with protein MQSSSQLTRPTSSLRWHEPVLVKATVACHIGAVAALLLELALWPWVAGAVVLNHLLLALGGLWPRSTWLGANVRRLPDAAVARREVAVTIDDGPDPQVTPRVLDLLDAHGAKATFFCIAEQAARHPQLVREIIARGHSVQNHSHRHSHTFSLLGPQAFAREIRQSQEALAQLTGRRPAYFRAPAGLRNLFLAPVLAEHGLQLVSWTRRGFDTARRDPAGVLRRLTRGLAAGDILLLHDRGSAVAASGRPVVLEVLPPLLQTLQHMNLKAVTLPHAMETPA; from the coding sequence ATGCAGTCTTCCTCGCAACTGACCCGCCCGACCAGCTCCCTGCGCTGGCACGAGCCGGTGCTGGTCAAGGCCACCGTGGCCTGCCACATCGGTGCCGTGGCGGCCCTGCTGCTGGAGCTCGCGCTGTGGCCCTGGGTGGCCGGGGCGGTGGTGCTCAACCACTTGCTCCTCGCCCTCGGCGGCCTGTGGCCGCGCTCCACCTGGCTGGGGGCCAACGTGCGCCGCCTGCCCGATGCGGCCGTGGCGCGGCGCGAGGTGGCCGTGACCATCGACGACGGCCCCGACCCGCAGGTCACGCCCCGCGTGCTCGACCTGCTCGACGCCCATGGCGCCAAGGCCACCTTCTTCTGCATCGCCGAGCAGGCCGCTCGCCACCCGCAGCTGGTGCGCGAGATCATCGCCCGCGGCCACAGCGTGCAGAACCACAGCCACCGCCACTCGCACACCTTCTCGCTGCTCGGTCCCCAGGCCTTCGCGCGGGAGATCCGGCAGTCGCAGGAGGCGCTGGCGCAGCTCACCGGCCGGCGCCCGGCCTACTTCCGCGCACCGGCGGGCCTTCGCAACCTCTTCCTCGCCCCGGTGCTTGCCGAGCACGGCCTGCAGCTCGTGAGCTGGACGCGCCGCGGCTTCGACACCGCCCGCCGCGACCCCGCGGGCGTGCTGCGCCGCCTCACGCGCGGCCTCGCCGCCGGCGACATCCTGCTGCTGCACGACCGTGGCTCGGCGGTGGCCGCGAGCGGCAGGCCGGTGGTGCTCGAGGTGCTGCCGCCGCTGCTGCAAACGCTTCAACACATGAACCTGAAGGCCGTGACCCTTCCCCACGCCATGGAGACCCCTGCATGA
- a CDS encoding beta-ketoacyl-[acyl-carrier-protein] synthase family protein gives MNPVAISAYTVSSALGLGLDATLAALRETRSGLAPVKFLDLPLPTWVGEVPGVDATALPPALADFDCRNNRLAWLGLQQDGFLEAVAAARARWGADRVGVFLGTSTSGLLQTELAYRRREPDGALPSDFLYGPTQNTYSVASFAVQALDLHGPSWVVSTACSSSAKVFGTAARLMQLGLIDAAVVGGVDSLCLTTLYGFNSLELLSDEICRPWDGGRKGLSIGEAAAFALLERETAQPQGWLLGVGESNDGYHMSTPHPEGAGAIAAMRGALSSAGLQPADIDYINLHGTATPSNDAAEDNAVRQVFGTAVPASSTKGATGHTLGAAGGVEAAISLLALQHGLMPAGLNVKDRDPALQLDYLRSNREAPLQRVLSNSFGFGGSNASLVFGRAA, from the coding sequence ATGAACCCTGTTGCCATTTCTGCCTACACCGTGAGCTCGGCCCTTGGGCTCGGACTCGATGCCACCCTGGCCGCGCTGCGCGAGACGCGCAGCGGGCTGGCACCGGTCAAGTTCCTCGACCTGCCGCTGCCCACGTGGGTGGGCGAGGTGCCGGGCGTCGATGCCACCGCGCTGCCTCCGGCGCTCGCCGACTTCGATTGCCGCAACAACCGGCTCGCCTGGCTCGGCCTGCAGCAGGACGGTTTTCTCGAGGCCGTCGCCGCCGCACGCGCGCGCTGGGGCGCCGATCGGGTGGGCGTGTTCCTCGGCACCAGCACCTCCGGCCTCCTGCAGACCGAGCTGGCCTACCGGCGGCGCGAGCCCGACGGGGCCTTGCCGTCGGACTTCCTCTACGGGCCCACGCAAAACACCTACTCCGTGGCGAGCTTCGCCGTGCAGGCGCTCGACCTGCATGGCCCGAGCTGGGTGGTGTCGACGGCGTGCTCGTCGAGCGCCAAGGTCTTCGGCACCGCGGCGCGGCTGATGCAGCTGGGCCTGATCGATGCAGCCGTGGTGGGCGGCGTCGACAGCCTGTGCCTCACCACGCTCTACGGCTTCAATTCGCTGGAGCTGCTCTCCGACGAGATCTGCCGCCCCTGGGATGGCGGACGCAAGGGTTTGTCGATCGGCGAGGCGGCGGCGTTTGCGCTGCTCGAGCGCGAGACCGCGCAGCCGCAGGGCTGGCTGCTCGGCGTGGGCGAGAGCAACGACGGCTACCACATGAGCACGCCGCACCCCGAAGGCGCCGGCGCCATCGCCGCGATGCGGGGTGCGCTGTCGTCGGCCGGCCTCCAGCCTGCCGACATCGACTACATCAACCTGCATGGCACCGCCACGCCGAGCAACGACGCCGCCGAAGACAACGCGGTGCGCCAGGTGTTCGGCACCGCTGTGCCGGCGAGCTCCACCAAGGGCGCGACCGGCCACACACTGGGCGCCGCCGGTGGCGTGGAAGCGGCGATCTCGCTTCTGGCCCTGCAACACGGCCTGATGCCGGCGGGGCTGAACGTGAAAGATCGCGACCCGGCGCTGCAACTCGACTACCTGCGCAGCAACCGCGAAGCACCCCTCCAGCGCGTGCTGTCCAACTCCTTCGGCTTCGGCGGCTCCAATGCCAGCCTGGTGTTCGGGAGGGCCGCATGA
- a CDS encoding hydroxymyristoyl-ACP dehydratase, producing MSTVGQTLDRAGIAALIPHSGSMCLLARLQSWDAQRIVCVATNHRDADHPLRTASGLMSPCAIEYAAQAMALHGALIGQDAGTAASPGFLASARGVQLHVLRLDDLPAADVDELHVEAVRQSGDARQILYSFTVSHGGRPLAEGRAAVVLNTPLPA from the coding sequence GTGAGCACGGTGGGCCAGACCCTGGACCGTGCGGGCATTGCCGCGCTGATCCCACACAGCGGCAGCATGTGCCTGCTGGCGCGACTGCAGTCGTGGGATGCGCAGCGCATCGTCTGCGTCGCCACCAACCACCGTGATGCCGACCACCCGTTGCGCACCGCCAGCGGCCTGATGTCGCCGTGCGCGATCGAATACGCCGCGCAGGCGATGGCGCTGCACGGCGCGCTGATCGGCCAGGACGCGGGGACCGCGGCCAGCCCCGGCTTTCTCGCCAGTGCACGGGGCGTGCAGCTGCATGTGCTGCGCCTCGACGACCTGCCGGCGGCCGATGTCGACGAGCTGCACGTCGAGGCCGTGCGCCAGAGCGGCGATGCGCGCCAGATCCTCTACAGCTTCACCGTCAGCCACGGCGGCCGGCCGCTCGCCGAAGGGCGCGCGGCTGTTGTGCTCAACACTCCTCTGCCTGCATGA
- a CDS encoding beta-ketoacyl synthase chain length factor, producing MSQGMQVWVQGVGLLGPGLPTWASSQAVLRGEQAHASVPTVLPPPARLPAAERRRAGSAVKLAMAVADEAVAAGQVDPSTLATVFTSSSGECANCHALCEALAMPEPVVSPTRFTNSVHNASSGAWHIAVSSRASSTSVCAFNGSFGAGLIEAAASVCLEGQPVLLVASDSPYPEPLHGARPLPDHFGAALLLSPVRTAQSIASLTVHLAAGEPPAGAMADGSLDALRRVIPAAAALPLLVAMARGRPQHGLVLDYLPGNSLRLDIEPVKAS from the coding sequence ATGAGCCAGGGCATGCAGGTGTGGGTGCAAGGCGTCGGCCTGCTGGGCCCCGGCCTGCCGACCTGGGCGTCGTCGCAGGCGGTGCTGCGCGGTGAACAGGCGCATGCCTCGGTGCCGACGGTGCTGCCGCCACCGGCGCGGCTGCCGGCGGCCGAGCGGCGCCGCGCGGGCAGCGCGGTGAAGCTCGCCATGGCGGTGGCCGACGAGGCCGTGGCCGCCGGTCAGGTGGACCCGAGCACGCTCGCCACCGTGTTCACGTCGTCCAGCGGCGAGTGCGCCAACTGCCACGCCTTGTGCGAGGCGCTGGCGATGCCGGAGCCGGTGGTGTCGCCCACGCGCTTCACCAACTCCGTCCACAACGCCTCGTCGGGCGCGTGGCACATCGCCGTCAGCAGCCGGGCCTCGTCGACCAGCGTGTGTGCGTTCAACGGCAGCTTCGGCGCCGGGCTGATCGAGGCGGCCGCGAGCGTCTGCCTCGAGGGGCAGCCGGTGCTGCTGGTGGCGAGCGACTCGCCCTATCCCGAGCCGCTGCACGGGGCGCGGCCCTTGCCCGACCACTTCGGCGCGGCGCTGCTGCTCTCGCCGGTGCGCACGGCGCAGTCGATCGCGTCGCTGACGGTGCATCTGGCGGCGGGTGAACCGCCGGCCGGTGCGATGGCCGATGGCTCGCTCGACGCGCTGCGCCGTGTCATCCCGGCGGCGGCGGCGCTGCCTTTGCTGGTGGCGATGGCGAGGGGCCGGCCGCAGCACGGTCTGGTGCTCGACTACCTGCCGGGCAACTCGCTGCGGCTCGACATCGAGCCCGTGAAGGCCTCGTGA
- the fabG gene encoding 3-oxoacyl-ACP reductase FabG → MKRALVTGGSGDLGRAMALRLARDGLHVIVHANSRLAVAQEVVAQIEAAGGSGEAVAFNVADRAAAQAALTRLLEAGPVQVIVNNAGTHDDAAFPALSEQQWQGVIDVSLNGFFNVTQPLTMPMIRTRFGRIVNISSIASITGNRGQVNYAAAKGALNSATKALSLELASRGITVNAVAPGIIDSGMAEGTFDKDMIDRMVPMKRAGRAEEVAALVSFLASAEAGYITGQVISINGGMA, encoded by the coding sequence ATGAAACGCGCTCTTGTCACCGGTGGCAGCGGCGACCTCGGTCGTGCGATGGCCTTGCGCCTGGCGCGTGATGGCCTGCATGTGATCGTGCATGCCAACAGCCGCCTCGCGGTCGCGCAGGAAGTGGTGGCGCAGATCGAAGCGGCCGGGGGCAGCGGCGAAGCCGTGGCCTTCAACGTGGCCGACCGTGCGGCGGCGCAGGCGGCGCTCACCAGGCTGCTCGAAGCCGGGCCGGTGCAGGTGATCGTCAACAACGCCGGCACGCACGACGACGCGGCGTTTCCTGCGCTGAGCGAGCAGCAGTGGCAAGGCGTGATCGACGTGTCGCTGAACGGCTTCTTCAACGTGACGCAGCCGCTCACGATGCCGATGATCCGCACCCGCTTCGGGCGCATCGTCAACATCTCGTCGATTGCTTCGATCACCGGCAACCGCGGCCAGGTGAACTACGCGGCGGCCAAAGGAGCGCTCAACAGCGCGACCAAGGCCCTGTCGCTGGAGCTCGCGAGCCGTGGCATCACGGTCAACGCGGTGGCGCCCGGCATCATCGATTCGGGCATGGCCGAAGGCACGTTCGACAAGGACATGATCGACAGGATGGTGCCGATGAAGCGGGCGGGCCGCGCCGAGGAAGTGGCCGCGCTGGTGTCGTTTCTCGCGAGCGCCGAAGCCGGCTACATCACCGGGCAGGTGATATCCATCAACGGCGGGATGGCCTGA
- a CDS encoding class I SAM-dependent methyltransferase, whose product MGGSPAPREPWPALLDAASRPYRRAGLFAWRFARGKLGMDPVFRHMLRHGLIAPRARVLDIGCGQGLLASLLKASHRLSQEGHWPHQWAPAPIGTRVTGIELMPRDVERARASVGDVAEFVCGDMRHTPFPDVDAVVILDVLHYVTVPEQNEVLARVRRALSPGGVLLLRVGDAASRRGFVISQWVDAMVTWVRGHRVLPQFGRTLAEWTAQLESLGFEVRSQPMSQGTPFANVLLVARVAP is encoded by the coding sequence ATGGGCGGTTCGCCCGCTCCCCGTGAACCTTGGCCCGCCCTGCTCGATGCCGCCAGCCGGCCCTACCGCAGGGCCGGTCTCTTTGCGTGGCGCTTCGCCCGCGGCAAGCTCGGCATGGACCCGGTGTTCCGCCACATGCTGCGCCACGGCTTGATCGCGCCGCGTGCGCGTGTGCTCGACATCGGCTGCGGCCAGGGCCTGCTCGCGAGCCTGCTCAAGGCCAGCCACCGCCTCAGCCAGGAAGGGCACTGGCCCCACCAATGGGCGCCGGCACCGATCGGCACGCGCGTGACCGGCATCGAGCTGATGCCGCGCGACGTCGAGCGCGCGCGCGCCTCGGTCGGCGACGTTGCCGAGTTCGTCTGCGGCGACATGCGCCACACGCCGTTTCCCGATGTCGATGCGGTCGTGATCCTCGACGTGCTGCACTACGTGACCGTGCCCGAGCAGAACGAGGTGCTCGCACGGGTACGCCGTGCCTTGTCGCCGGGTGGCGTGCTGCTGCTGCGGGTGGGCGATGCGGCCTCGCGCCGCGGCTTCGTCATCAGCCAGTGGGTCGACGCGATGGTGACCTGGGTGCGCGGGCACCGTGTGCTGCCGCAGTTCGGCCGCACGCTCGCCGAATGGACGGCGCAGCTCGAATCCCTGGGGTTCGAGGTGCGCAGCCAGCCCATGAGCCAGGGCACGCCGTTCGCCAATGTCCTGCTTGTCGCGAGGGTGGCGCCTTGA